The nucleotide window TCTCCCTTCGGAAGAATTTGGACAAAGTGCCACCGGAATTAACCTCGACATGGAAGGCAAACTCACCTGAAGCCACTCCATGTAAATGGTTTGGTATCACCTGTGATGATTCCAAGAAGGTTACCTCTCTCAACTTCACCGGCTCAGGGGTTTCAGGGcagttgggtcctgagattgggCAACTCACAAGCTTAGAGATTTTGGATGTGAGTTCCAACGATCTCTCGGGGATCATACCTTCCAGTCTAGGTAACTGCACCTCACTCGTGTATATTGATGTGTCTGAGAATAAGTTCTCTGGTAAGATCCCAGATACTCTAGGTAGCTTGAAAAGCTTGGCTGATCTGTATCTTTACAGCAACTCCCTAACCGGTGAATTGCCTAAATCCTTGTTTCAAATTCCGGCCTTGAATTATCTGCATGTTGAGCATAACAACCTGACCGGTTCAATCCCTCAAAATGTTGGTGAGGCTAAGGAGATTCTGGAGCTGCGTTTGTTCGACAATCAGTTCTCCGGTACAATCCCTGAGTCAATTGGGAACTGCAGGAAGCTGGAGGTTCTGTATTTGCACGAGAACAAGTTGGTTGGTTCATTGCCTGAAAGTCTCAATCTTCTGGAGAATCTCACTGACCTGTTTGTTGCTAACAACAGTCTCAGTGGAAcagttcggtttggttcaaCCAAATGCAAGAAGCTGGTGACGTTGGACTTCTCATACAATCAATTCGAAGGCGGTGTCCCTCCTGAACTGGGCAATTGCAGTAGCCTTGACGCCTTGGTCATTATAAAATGCAACTTGTCAGGTACAATCCCTTCATCATTGGGTATGTTGAAGAATCTCACGGTTCTCAACCTTTCCGAGAATCGTCTCTCCGAAAGCATCCCAGCGGAGATAGGAGACTGCAGCAGCTTGAGCACGTTGAAGCTCAACGATAACCAGCTCGGAGGTGAGCTACCAAGCGCATTAGGTAAGCTACAGAAGCTAGAAAGCCTGGAGCTATTCGAAAACCGGTTTTCGGGTGAGATTCCTATTGAGATATGGAAGATTCAGAGTCTCACTCAGTTGCTAGTTTATAAAAACAATCTCACAGGAAACCTCCCTGTGGAAATAACCAAGCTCAAGAATCTAAGGATCGTTACGATCTTCAACAACAGCTTCAGTGGAGTAATACCACCTGGTTTAGGTCTGAACAGCAACTTAGAGATTCTAGACTTCATCGGTAACAAACTCACAGGAGAGATACCTCCAAATCTCTGCCATGGCAATAAGCTGACAGTGTTTAACTTAGGATCAAACCAGCTTCACGGTAACATACCAGCATCTGTTGCTCAGTGCAAGTCTCTAAGCAGACTCATCCTTAGAGACAACAACCTTTCAGGTCCTCTTCCTGTGTTTTCTCAGAACCAAGATCTCTCGTTTCTCGATCTGAACAGCAACAACTTCGAAGGACCAATCCCTAGTGGCCTCGGAAGCTGTAGGAAACTCACGGCCATCAACCTGTCACGAAACAAGCTCACGGGTGCTATTCCTCCAGTACTTGGGAATCTACAGAAGCTTAGATACTTGAACCTTGGGGTTAACTCGTTAACCGGTTTGGTTCCTCCAAAGTTTAGTAACTGGAAAGAGTTAACCACTTTGATTCTGTCCGGTAACCGGTTTTCAGGATTCGTTCCGCCGGACCGCGGCACTTAGAGTAAAAGAAAACAGCAATATATCGGAACTTTACAATAAATTTGTATTGTACATTCTCCATAATGTTTTACTACAATATGAAAATGAATAAGTACGGCTGTCTGAAAGTGCTTTTTATTAAAAACCAACGTTGACCATTTTCAGACAAGCGTACTTGTTCATTTTCACCGAAAAAGACGTTGGTTTTTAATTACATGACTCAATCTTCTTACATcatcaaataaaatagaatacGGATTCGATAAATCCGTATATGAAGTAAAATTTTAACATTatggataaaaaaaaagaaaaacaagatcAGATTTTTTATCATATGGATTCTTGTGCCATATTTCTTACATTGGTGATTTGGAGGATAGAAATGGCGACAGTAACAAACACGAGagcgaaagaaaaaaaaaactttcttttttcaacgcattaatttttttggacgGTAAAGATGACGTAAACGCGAATCTAACGGACTAAAATTCTCTGTAAGAGCAATGTCTGTCTTTCATCATCTGAGCAGATACTACTTTGGCTtcttttttttcactttctgtCGTCAATATTCGTCTCAGGTCTTTCATCATCAGCCTCTGTtctgtctctgtctctctcGATTAATTCGGAGctcttatatttattttctcatCTTCCTTGAGGTTGGTTGgtaataatttaatttcttgtttgttcttcttcttcttcttcttgttttaagTTGGAATCTGGAATATGAATAAATGAGGGTGTAACTGTAGATAaagttttcgtttttttttttttgatgaatctgAGAATTAGTATGTTTTGGTGTTCGATTAAGGGTTGGTTGGTCTAGTTGCTCCTTTAGATTTATTCCTTACAGATCTTGTGATGTACAAAAAGAAAGActttttttacttatttgtACTACGAAAGATCTGGAGGTGTTGTTGGATTTGGAGTATGTCAGGAACAAACTGCTAtgcatttagttttttttttttaaaagacccTTTTACGTTTTTACATTCTGTTAGCCAAGTTTACATTTTGGGTATCGATTGTTAGACATTTTTAGTGAAGCTAAAGCTTGCTCATAAATGGATTCTTTTGTATGAATAGAAACGACTGCTTTCGCATTCCCTTATAGCTTTCTTGTCTGCTTTTAATACCGCAGAGAATAACCCCACAAGGTCACAGCAAGTGTCCGAGAGGGATATGCAGTAAACGTTGTGACAATTATCTTGACAGCTTTAAAATAGGTTTGTCGGATGCTATTAATGCTAATCTAAGCTTGGTTAATGCTATTAATCCAACTGTTGGACCTTTAATCCCATTTTTTTCTACTTTAACAGGAGTTTAGCAATGGAAGGAGTTCCAGGGATCAATACTGTTCCAAATCCCAACTATTATGACAAGTCAATAGTGCTAGATGTAAAGCCACTGCGAAGTTTGAAACCTGTTTTTCCAAATGGTAATCAAGGTCCACCATTTGTTGGTTGTCCTCCTTTTGGCcctccttcctcttcttctgGGCCTTCACCTTTCTACCCATTTGGATCACAACAACCTCCAGATCTCAACCAAACACAGGACACGCCTCCTCCTACGTTCGTTACACCTCTTCAATCATATAGACCACCTACTGAAGTATCAAACGGTCCTAGCAGCTCAAGTGGGACTAAAAAAGGAGTTGGTCGTCCTAAGAGAAATGCAGTATCAATTGCCCCTAGTAGTAGCTCAAGTGGGACCAAAAGAGGAGCTGGTCGTCCTAAGGGAACTGGTAACGCCAAGAAAAAAGAGAAGACTAGTTTGGATGTTGTTCAGGTAGTGAAAAGAGATTTCGACAGCGGGATCAGTGCACCAGAGCGAGAAGATGGAAACACTGACTTAGTGAGCAGCGTGTTGATGCGTTTCGACGCTGTCAGGAGGCGGTTAAGCCAAGTAGAGCACGGAAAGGCCGGAACCTCGAAAGCAGCAGGTGTTCTGATGAGCAACGGAGTGCGTACCAACATGAAGAAGAGAGTAGGAACAGTTCCTGGAATCGAGGTTGGAGATATCTTCTTCTCAAGGATAGAGATGTGTTTGGTCGGTCTTCACATGCAGACCATGGCAGGGATTGACTATATAACAAGCAAAGTAGGTGCAGATGAGGAGCCGTTAGCTACCAGCATTGTTTCCTCTGGACGTTACGACGGTGAAGCGCAGGATCCTGAGTCTTTGATATACAGCGGACAAGGAGGGAATGCTGATAAGAGCGGACAAGCGTCTGATCAGAAGCTTGAGAGAGGGAATCTAGCGTTGGAGAAGAGCTTGAGGAAAGGGAATGGAGTGAGAGTGATAAGAGGGGAGGAGGATCCAGCAAGTAAAACAGGAAAGATCTATATTTATGATGGAGTTTATACAATCTCAGAGTCATGGGTGGAGAAGGGGAAGAACGGTTGCAAcacttttaaatataaattagtgAGAGTACCTAATCAGCCACCTGCTTTTGGAGTCTGGAAGGCTGTTCATAAGTGGAAGGAAGGTTTAACTCCAAGAGCAAACCTTATCCTTCCGGATATAACTTCAGGAGTTGAGAGTAAACCTGTTTCTCTGGTGAATGATGTGGATGGTGAGAAGGGGCCTTCTTATTTCACTTACATCTCCACTCTCAAACCCTCTAAACAAACTCAGCCGCCCACTATTGGTTGCTCCTGTCACGGCTCGTGTGCAGCTGGAAACCTTGACTGCTCATGCGTCCGTAAGAACGGCGGTGACCTCCCTTACCTTAACGGCGTGATGCTTGTTTCCCGGAGGCCTATGGTGTATGAATGTGGCACAACCTGTCCTTGTCACGCCAGCTGCAAAAACAAAGTGATTCAGACGGGGCTGAAGTTTCGAATGGAAGTGTTCAAGACAGACCATCGCGGTTGGGGTTTAAGGTCTTGGGATCCTATACGTGCTGGCTCCTTCATATGTGAATATGCTGGTGAGGTCCTCCTTAGAATGGAGCAAGAAGATGATGAGTTTGTCTTTGACACGTCTCGTGTTTACAACTCGTTTAAGTGGAACTATGAGCCTGCGTTGGTAGATGAGGACCCTTCCGATGAAGTCCCGGAGGAGTTTAATCTCCCATCACCGGTCCTGATCAGTGCCAAGAGTTTTGGAAATGTAGCTCGGTTCATGAACCATAGTTGCTCCCCAAACGTTATGTGGCAGCCGGTTTTTGTTGAAGGAAGCGGTGAATCGGTTGTCCACATTGCTTTCTTTGCTATACGTCACATTCCACCGATGGCTGAGTTGACTTATGACTATGGAGTCTCCCTTGCATCTGAGGCCAGAGATGGGAGCCTTTTACATGGAAAGAGGAAGTGCTTATGTGGTTCTGTGAAGTGCCGTGGCTCATTCGGATAACTCTGACACAATCTGTCTGAAACCGTTTCTGTTGTCACAGGGCAGAAGATCTCAACGTGTAGCAGGGAAGTGTGTATGCATTTGCATGTTATGTGGTGATGCATTACACATGTAATGTTGTACTAAATGTATTTGTATTAGCACCACATTGGCCATGCTCATGGGTTTGGTAAGAAAATAAACTCTATAGAGTGATTGAGTTATGTTTTAAGCTCTGTCTGACAACTTTTAAGaatgaaaaaactaaaaaaaaaaaaaaaattgatgtttgtttgtttgtttggtatTTAATCGTCAATGTTCTTCATGTACTCCTTGGAAAGCTTTGTTTCATTGATGAGTTTTTGTTCCTTAATGAGCGAGTATCCTGATTCCAGCAACGCCTCCACCGTTTGCTGTTCAAAACCATTATCAAACAAACCATTCCTATGATCTCAGAGTAAGCAAGTAATGGCATTTACCTCAGGGGGAATGAATTGAGGAACCTCTTTGGTCTTTTTACGCCTGAGAAGAGTTTTCTCTAGAGTCTCTATTCCTCCAACTTCATCTACCCACTGTTTACAACAAAGAGATTAAGCCATTTTTCACTGCAGAGGTGTTATCTGTTATGGCTGAAGTTTAAGTTACCTTGAGGATAGATCTATCATATGTACGTGACCTTAGTGCTCCATAGAAGTCAAGTGCTGTGATAAATAATGAAGTGGTAAGGCAAGGAAGCTTCACTCTTCAAGAGATAGTATATATTACCTTGATTTGGAAACTGATCAACAATGCTTACAACATCTTTCCTTGATATCCCATCTTTCTCGTACATTCTGCTAACAATGTTAACTATATCTTCACGAGTTGGCTGCCTGTTTTTAAAAAGCACCAAACACTTAAAGCTTCTTGTCAGAAAGAATCAAGAAAGATTCCATAGTTGCAGGATCATTTTACCAGTAGAACTTCTCCATTCTTCCTTCACGGATGAGTGGAGCATATAGCCTGGAGAAATCGTTCCCTGTGACAATGAGAGGAACTCTGTTGACAGTGTCAGCATCTCTCCAGTCTTGTCCCACACTTACCCTTGTAGGATTATCCGCAAGGTTCATCAGAGTACCGACAACTATCTGGTTGTTCACTGTCATTTGTGTTTCCCCTAAACAAAGAGCAAGAAACTCAGTTAAGGTCATCTTATAGATTATGGGGAACAAGTCACAACATAGCTTTAAGTTATCTGGGATTTTGACTATTTTACCGAATCTACCAAGGCCAGCATCAATATCATTGATCATGAGAACACTCATCTTCCCCTGCATTACATGTCATCATCAAAGTTCATGCCAATCTTGTATAGATAAATAGGTGTAACAAGAATGAGAATGATAAGAAGAGCTTCTCACTTGGTTCTGAATGACTTGTGAAGCTGTTCTATAGCGGTCACGTATGAGTCTTCCCGGTTCCCCTGTTAAGAATATCAATATCGCAATGGTCACTGAAAGCAACCAGGTTGTTAGGAAAATGGTTTTACATCAGACTTTTTGGAGAAAATCACCAGCTCTATCAGATTCCAACTCTCCGGCAGACATTATAACAGGTTCAACTCCCATGGTTTTGAATATAAGTTCGGTCTGAAACGTTTTGCCTTGTCCTTTACCTCCCCATATACCTAGTCATCCCAATAGAAAAACACAAAATTGAAGAGATGGTAACAAAGTTTTCAATCACTGAATACCAGGAGGAGGCATTCACATTACCTAAGATCAATGGGATTTTTATATTTAGAGAACTAGCAAGATAGTTCTTCACAATGTGAACAGCTGCAGAACACAATACATGTTTAAGGCAAAAGAAAGATTATAGCAAAGATCATCTTGAAAGTTCCAGACTTTTTGTCTCAATATTCAATCACCAAGGCTTAGCTCAGTTCCAACTTACCAACTTTATCCTGTTCCAAAGGAAAGAAGAATAAAGATATAAGCAAAAATCTCATTGGCTCAGTTCAGTGgcagatatatataaataacacaaGTTATTATTACCATGAAGGTTGGAGCAATGTAGTAATCTCCTTGAAGATGTTCAAAGGACCTTGTTGCCTTCTGACGATAATCAAACACAATATCAGCTGCAAAGaagtaaaataattacaaaactgTTAACTCCATAATTAGAGACAGAACTAATATGAAGATGAAGAATAAAAAAGAGAGACTTAACAATCTTTGCCAAGAAAGTCTCCGATGAATACGTCATCGATCATCCCGGCTCTTGCTCCCACAGCTATGTTCATGTTCTCTGACTCCGCCCCGAGCCTGTAGAGATAGTCTTTTCCTTCTGAGTCTTTTACTTCCCACGATGACTGCTCTGATAACTTCCGCGGCTTTTCGCCACCGTCAACAGCTCCTTTTTCGCCGTCATCTCCGGCCTTGGAGCAAGCGATGGAGAAAGGTTTTCTACAAGTGTGGTTGAATGTGGAAGATTGTAGTGGTGGAAACTTGAAACGCAAAGATATGTTTGTAAGCGCCATTAAAACCCCCTCCAGATCACAACATGAATAAAACTTCCACCTTTgagaaaaaaaacgaattttttttttttttttgtaattttgttttcaaCTCAAGATAGGATTTTAAAGAAGAAGAGCCATTTGTTGAAAGGATTTTGATTATAAAGTTATGTCCtttgaaagcaaaaaaaaaaaaaaaaaaagacatcttTGTTTCTTGTCTATTAGTAATGTACTAATGTGTGGTTCTTGGAACAAAGACTAGCTTTGGTCCCACGTAACCACATTCAATCTTCTCTTTGTTACAACTTGCATTTGTAATGgtgaaaataaatttcatttggATAAGAGACTTGACAGTTGACACTAAAACAAAGCGTTACTTAGTCAGAAGGTAATTAGTAAACAAGTCAATGAAACACATGCATCGGTTTAATGGTTAAAATTTTGGATTATCTATTTAGAATTTTGGAGATCAAAGGCTTAAATCACAGAGCTGAATCTCGGCTTAAACGATCTACGATTAAAGAACATGCATAAAGATTACTGCTACATGCACTCGTAGCTT belongs to Brassica rapa cultivar Chiifu-401-42 chromosome A07, CAAS_Brap_v3.01, whole genome shotgun sequence and includes:
- the LOC103831797 gene encoding ribulose bisphosphate carboxylase/oxygenase activase, chloroplastic; this translates as MALTNISLRFKFPPLQSSTFNHTCRKPFSIACSKAGDDGEKGAVDGGEKPRKLSEQSSWEVKDSEGKDYLYRLGAESENMNIAVGARAGMIDDVFIGDFLGKDSDIVFDYRQKATRSFEHLQGDYYIAPTFMDKVAVHIVKNYLASSLNIKIPLILGIWGGKGQGKTFQTELIFKTMGVEPVIMSAGELESDRAGEPGRLIRDRYRTASQVIQNQGKMSVLMINDIDAGLGRFGETQMTVNNQIVVGTLMNLADNPTRVSVGQDWRDADTVNRVPLIVTGNDFSRLYAPLIREGRMEKFYWQPTREDIVNIVSRMYEKDGISRKDVVSIVDQFPNQALDFYGALRSRTYDRSILKWVDEVGGIETLEKTLLRRKKTKEVPQFIPPEQTVEALLESGYSLIKEQKLINETKLSKEYMKNIDD
- the LOC103831798 gene encoding histone-lysine N-methyltransferase, H3 lysine-9 specific SUVH3, whose product is MEGVPGINTVPNPNYYDKSIVLDVKPLRSLKPVFPNGNQGPPFVGCPPFGPPSSSSGPSPFYPFGSQQPPDLNQTQDTPPPTFVTPLQSYRPPTEVSNGPSSSSGTKKGVGRPKRNAVSIAPSSSSSGTKRGAGRPKGTGNAKKKEKTSLDVVQVVKRDFDSGISAPEREDGNTDLVSSVLMRFDAVRRRLSQVEHGKAGTSKAAGVLMSNGVRTNMKKRVGTVPGIEVGDIFFSRIEMCLVGLHMQTMAGIDYITSKVGADEEPLATSIVSSGRYDGEAQDPESLIYSGQGGNADKSGQASDQKLERGNLALEKSLRKGNGVRVIRGEEDPASKTGKIYIYDGVYTISESWVEKGKNGCNTFKYKLVRVPNQPPAFGVWKAVHKWKEGLTPRANLILPDITSGVESKPVSLVNDVDGEKGPSYFTYISTLKPSKQTQPPTIGCSCHGSCAAGNLDCSCVRKNGGDLPYLNGVMLVSRRPMVYECGTTCPCHASCKNKVIQTGLKFRMEVFKTDHRGWGLRSWDPIRAGSFICEYAGEVLLRMEQEDDEFVFDTSRVYNSFKWNYEPALVDEDPSDEVPEEFNLPSPVLISAKSFGNVARFMNHSCSPNVMWQPVFVEGSGESVVHIAFFAIRHIPPMAELTYDYGVSLASEARDGSLLHGKRKCLCGSVKCRGSFG
- the LOC103831795 gene encoding leucine-rich repeat receptor-like protein kinase PEPR1, with the protein product MKNLVLFKTLLLFCLVFSTRIVSISCLNSDGLALLSLRKNLDKVPPELTSTWKANSPEATPCKWFGITCDDSKKVTSLNFTGSGVSGQLGPEIGQLTSLEILDVSSNDLSGIIPSSLGNCTSLVYIDVSENKFSGKIPDTLGSLKSLADLYLYSNSLTGELPKSLFQIPALNYLHVEHNNLTGSIPQNVGEAKEILELRLFDNQFSGTIPESIGNCRKLEVLYLHENKLVGSLPESLNLLENLTDLFVANNSLSGTVRFGSTKCKKLVTLDFSYNQFEGGVPPELGNCSSLDALVIIKCNLSGTIPSSLGMLKNLTVLNLSENRLSESIPAEIGDCSSLSTLKLNDNQLGGELPSALGKLQKLESLELFENRFSGEIPIEIWKIQSLTQLLVYKNNLTGNLPVEITKLKNLRIVTIFNNSFSGVIPPGLGLNSNLEILDFIGNKLTGEIPPNLCHGNKLTVFNLGSNQLHGNIPASVAQCKSLSRLILRDNNLSGPLPVFSQNQDLSFLDLNSNNFEGPIPSGLGSCRKLTAINLSRNKLTGAIPPVLGNLQKLRYLNLGVNSLTGLVPPKFSNWKELTTLILSGNRFSGFVPPDRGT